Genomic window (Egicoccus halophilus):
CAGCGATCGGGACGCGACGGACGTCCAGGCGAGCGAGCCGTCGCAACCGTTCGTCGACCTCCTCCGCTGCGAGCTCCCCGGCACGGTGGAGTCGCGCCAGTCCCGAGAAGACCTCGGCATCCAGATGCGCGACGGTGATGAGCGTCGCCTCGGTGTCCTCGGCCAGCCATCGACGGACGCGCTCCCCGGGGTCACTGCGAACGAGCAGGTCGATGACCGCTGACGCGTCGACGACGTAGATCACGGGAGCTGTTCGCGGGCCTCGTGAACCGCCGCTGCCCCTGACACGCCGCGGTGCCGTGGCAGCTCTTCGAGCCGGCTGAGCCAGTCGGGGAGCGGAGGGACGGCGGTCGAGCGCTCGAGCGCGATACCCGTGCGACCCTGTCATCGCTGTGGGTCTACGTGCTCCTGAACGTCTTGTTCCGAGACATCCACGAGCTCTTCCGTCCCGGGTTCGTCGCGGAACTCGTCGACAACTCGGTGCGCGGAACGACCGTCGACACCGCTGCGGTGCTTGTGGGCGGACTCGCCCTGCAGCTGCCGCTCGCTGTGGTCGTCCTCTCCAGGCTGCTCAACCATCGCCCGGCACGACTGGCCAACATCACCGGCGCTGCGATCACCGCCATCCTTCTGACGTCGGTGTGGCCCAAGGACGCCGACGACGTGATGTTCTGGGCCTTCGAACTGTTGGGCCTCGCTGCCATCGCGGTGCTTGCCTGGCGGTGGGCGGCCCCAGAACCCGAGCCGACCTCAACGGAAGTCTGGGCAGACCCTGGAGGCCCGCACAGCGTCTGACGAAGGCCGCGACTCACGGCGGGCCCGCCGACACCTCACAGAGCCGTCGATCAGAGGTCGGAACGCCGCGGAGCTGGGCCTCCGCGGCGGCCATCGTCGCGGAAGGCTGGCGCATCGACCCGGCCCGGTCCCGCCTCACCGGCGGTACCGGCCTGGACCTGTCCATCGTGCGGCACGCGGTCGAGAACCTCGGCGGCTCGATCGAGGTCGCCAGCTGCCTCGGCGAAGGCACTGCGTTCACCGTGCGCCTGCCCGCGGAGCCGTCAGACTGAGCGGCTGCGGATCCGCCGTCACCGAGCGCACGCCGACATGTGGCTGTAGGGCGCGAGGTGAAGCTGGGAAGGTCTGCTGGTCGGCGCCGGATCACGTCGGTGCGGGCGGTCCTGCCACGTCGTCGGGGATCAGGTGGGACAGCCCGTCGATCACCAGGTTCAGGCCGGGCTCGAACTCGTCGGCGAAGGCGTACCCGGGGGTCATCGCCCGGCCCGCGGCCTCAACGAGGTGGGGGTAGGCGCCCTCGGGCATGGCTGCCAGGAGGTCGTGGGCCAACGGCGTCTCCGCGAGGTCGGCGTCGCTGTCGAAGGGCAGGCTGACTTCCTGGAGGGCGAAGCCGAAGACGTAGCTGTCCAGGACGGCGAAGGCCAGCCCGGCCGTGGCGACGCTGAAGCCGTTGCCGCGCAGGCAGCCGAGGACCGCGTCGTGGTGGGCAAGGGTTGCCGGTCCCGGGGTGGTGCGGGAGTCGAGGAGCCCGACGGCCCACGGATGCCGTGAGAGCGCCGCTCTGGCTGAGACCGCCCGTCGGCGCATTCCCTTCCGCCAGCCCTCCTCGACTGCGGGCAGGTGCACCTCGGCGAACACGGCGTCCACCATGCCGTCCAGGATCGCCTCCTTCCCGGCCACGTGGTGGTACAGCGACATGCCGCGGACGCCCAGCCGGGCGCCGACGGCGTTCATGGTGACGGCGCCGAGTCCCTCGGCGTCCGCCAGCTCGACGGCCGCGGCGATCACCCGGTCCCGGGACAGCGGGTCGCGGGGCACGTCTCCTCCGATCCTCGAACCGTTGACGTTCTTATGGCATAAGGCTAACGTCCGGCCAAGGCTTATGGCATAAGGCTGAGAGAGGGCGGCGGACATGAGGGCGATCGTGCACGACACCTACGGCGGCCCGGACGTCCTCCGGCTGGCTGACCGTGAGCCGCCGACGGCAGGGGAGGGGGAGGTGCTCGTCCGCGTGCAGGCCGCCGGCCTGGACCGCGGCACCCTCCACCTGCTCCACGGGCTGCCGTTGCTGGTTCGGCCGGTCTTTGGCCTGCGCGGCCCGCGGAACCCCGTACCCGGACTGGATCTGGCAGGGGTCGTCCAGGCGATCGGCCCGGGCGTGACG
Coding sequences:
- a CDS encoding TetR/AcrR family transcriptional regulator C-terminal domain-containing protein; its protein translation is MPRDPLSRDRVIAAAVELADAEGLGAVTMNAVGARLGVRGMSLYHHVAGKEAILDGMVDAVFAEVHLPAVEEGWRKGMRRRAVSARAALSRHPWAVGLLDSRTTPGPATLAHHDAVLGCLRGNGFSVATAGLAFAVLDSYVFGFALQEVSLPFDSDADLAETPLAHDLLAAMPEGAYPHLVEAAGRAMTPGYAFADEFEPGLNLVIDGLSHLIPDDVAGPPAPT
- a CDS encoding type II toxin-antitoxin system VapC family toxin yields the protein MIYVVDASAVIDLLVRSDPGERVRRWLAEDTEATLITVAHLDAEVFSGLARLHRAGELAAEEVDERLRRLARLDVRRVPIAGALLDAAWRMRDNIAACDALYVAAARDLDCALLTTDQRLARAVPDLAIELNW
- a CDS encoding DUF6326 family protein — protein: MPWQLFEPAEPVGERRDGGRALERDTRATLSSLWVYVLLNVLFRDIHELFRPGFVAELVDNSVRGTTVDTAAVLVGGLALQLPLAVVVLSRLLNHRPARLANITGAAITAILLTSVWPKDADDVMFWAFELLGLAAIAVLAWRWAAPEPEPTSTEVWADPGGPHSV